The Toxorhynchites rutilus septentrionalis strain SRP chromosome 3, ASM2978413v1, whole genome shotgun sequence genome includes a region encoding these proteins:
- the LOC129773546 gene encoding uncharacterized protein LOC129773546 — MRSESRLESANFIQYDARFPIILPRGHHATNLLLDWYHRKYRHENGEIIVNEIRQRFSIARLRIEVRKAAKRCQWCRVFKAVPNAPRMAALPPARLMPFIRPFTCTGIDYFGPYLIKIGISCVKRWVALFTCLTIRAVHLEPVTGLTTDSCKKAIRRFIARRGAPQEIFSDQGTNFIGASRELRAEVEALNNGLASTFTDTYTQWHFNPPASPHMGGCWERMVRAVKAAINCVPEARKLDEESFHTLLTEAESMINSRPLTYIPLKNSEEESLTPNHFLLLNSKGTCQPMKTPVQDGIVLRSSWNLIQNVLDRFWNRWVKEYLPTISRRTKWFSDTRPIKVGDLVVVVDDQVRNKWVRGRVLKVFPGKDGRVRKVELQTSTGVYQRPVVKLALLDVEGSSTA, encoded by the coding sequence ATGCGCAGCGAGAGTCGTTTGGAATCTGCCAACTTCATTCAGTACGATGCCAGGTTCCCGATAATCCTCCCGAGGGGACATCACGCAACAAATCTTTTATTAGATTGGTATCATCGTAAGTATAGACACGAGAACGGAGAAATAATCGTCAACGAAATACGCCAGAGATTTTCCATTGCACGATTGAGAATTGAAGTGCGGAAGGCAGCTAAACGCTGTCAATGGTGCCGAGTCTTCAAGGCGGTGCCAAATGCACCACGAATGGCTGCTCTTCCTCCCGCCAGGCTCATGCCATTCATTCGACCGTTCACATGCACCGGAATCGACTATTTTGGTCCCTATCTTATTAAAATAGGAATAAGTTGCGTGAAAAGGTGGGTGGCACTATTCACCTGCCTCACCATAAGAGCAGTACATTTGGAGCCTGTAACGGGTTTAACGACAGATTCATGTAAGAAGGCGATACGGAGATTCATCGCGCGTCGGGGTGCACCACAAGAGATTTTTAGTGATCAGGGGACAAATTTCATCGGAGCGAGCAGAGAATTGAGGGCCGAAGTGGAGGCATTGAATAATGGATTGGCGAGCACGTTCACAGATACTTATACGCAGTGGCATTTCAACCCTCCAGCATCGCCACACATGGGAGGTTGCTGGGAGCGAATGGTTCGTGCAGTTAAAGCAGCTATAAATTGTGTTCCAGAAGCCAGAAAGTTGGACGAAGAGTCATTTCATACGCTGTTGACTGAAGCGGAATCGATGATCAATTCCAGGCCATTGACCTACATACCATTGAAAAATTCAGAGGAAGAATCGCTAACCCCGAATCATTTCCTTCTGCTTAATTCGAAGGGAACTTGTCAGCCGATGAAGACACCAGTACAAGATGGTATTGTACTGAGGAGTAGCTGGAACCTTATTCAGAATGTTTTGGATCGTTTTTGGAATCGTTGGGTTAAAGAGTATTTGCCAACAATCTCACGAAGAACTAAGTGGTTTTCTGATACTAGGCCAATTAAGGTGGGAGACTTGGTAGTAGTAGTGGATGATCAAGTAAGAAATAAATGGGTGAGAGGACGGGTCTTGAAGGTATTCCCAGGTAAAGATGGAAGAGTTCGGAAGGTAGAACTGCAGACTTCGACAGGAGTGTACCAAAGGCCGGTTGTTAAGTTGGCTTTGCTGGATGTCGAAGGTTCTAGTACAGCTTAG